The segment GCCGCCTATCCCAATGTCCAAGCGTTGGCCGTTGCCGACCCTTTGGACGTCGAGGCCATTGTCAAGAGCACGGGCTTCTTTCGCCAAAAAACCAAGAGCCTGATCCAGATGAGCCAGGACATCGTCGCCAAGCATGGCGGTCGAGTTCCCCAAACGATGGAAGAATTGACGCAGCTTCGCGGCGTGGGCCGGAAGACGGCCAACGTCATTTTGGGAGTGGCTTTTGGCGGCGACGGCATGGTGGTCGATACGCACGTCAGGCGCATCAGCAAGCTGCTGGGCTGGACAAAGCAGGACGATCCGGTCAAGATCGAACAAGACCTGATGCGCCTGTTGCCCAAGGACCGTTGGACTCAGGCTGGGCACTTGCTAATTTGGCACGGTCGTCGCGTCTGCATCGCCCGCAGGCCAAAATGCTTCGAGTGTCCGGTCGCCCATCTGTGCCCGTCGGCGACGCAGGACAAGCCTAAGAAAGCGTCGAAAGCAACCTCATGAGTCTCCTTGGCATCGATCTGGGCACCAGCGGCGTCAAGGCGCTTCTCATTGACGAAGAAGGACTCGCCATCGCCTCGCATATGGTCGAATACCCCTTGTTGACGCCCAAGCCACAATGGGCAGAGCAAGAGCCGGAACAGTGGCAGGCGGCGACTCTGGAGGCGTTGGGCGCGCTGGGTCGAGACCGCCTTGCGAATGTGAAGGCGATAGGTTTGTCTGGCCAGATGCACGGGTCGGTCTTTCTCGATTCGGCGGGCGAGGTCGTCCGGCCCGCGCTGCTCTGGTGCGATCAGCGAACGGCGGCCGAATGCGATTGGATCGCCGAAAGGGTCGGCTGGGGCGCGCTGCTGGCCGAGACGCTCAATCCGCCGCTAACCGGATTTACCGCGGGCAAAGTCATTTGGCTGCGCAATCACGAGCCGGAGAACTTCGCCCGCGTGCGCCATGTGCTGCTGCCAAAGGATTTCATTCGGTACAAGTTGACCGGCGAGCTGGCGACCGATGTGTCGGATGCTTCTGGAACCTGCCTCTTCAACGTGCCGAACCGGGATTGGTCCAGCGCCGTGCTGAACGCTTTAGATTTGCCCTTGGAGCGGTTCCCCAAGGCCTACGAATCGCCCCAGCCGACCGGGCAGATTGCGCGCTCTGTTTCTGAAGCGACCGGCCTCCCTGTTAGCACGGTTGTGGTTGCCGGAGCGGGCGACCAAGCGGCGGGGGCGATAGGAACCGGTATTGTCGAGAGCGGGACGGCGTCTTGTTCGATCGGCACGAGCGGTGTAGCGTTCGCCATGCTGGAATCGCCCGTGCCGGATCCCGGGTATCGAACGCACGTCTTTTGCCACGCCGTGCCCGGCGCATGGCACTCGATGGGCGTGATGCTGATGGCGGGCGGCAGTTTGCGATGGTTTCGAGACGTCTTTTATCCGGGCAAATCGTACGCCGAACTGGCCGAACTGGCCGGGCAAGTGCCGCCCGGGTGTGACGGATTGGTCTTTTTGCCCTATTTGGCGGGCGAACGAGCGCCCCATCCCGACCCTCATGCGCGAGGGGTCTTCTTTGGCGCGACTCTAAGCCATGGAGCGGCGCACTTTGCACGGGCCGTGTTCGAGGGAATCGCCTTTGGATTGGCCGATTTGTTCGATCTGT is part of the Armatimonadota bacterium genome and harbors:
- the nth gene encoding endonuclease III, which translates into the protein MSAKKRRAIEALGILEQTYPDAECALEHRDPWQLLCATILSAQCTDERVNKVTPHLFAAYPNVQALAVADPLDVEAIVKSTGFFRQKTKSLIQMSQDIVAKHGGRVPQTMEELTQLRGVGRKTANVILGVAFGGDGMVVDTHVRRISKLLGWTKQDDPVKIEQDLMRLLPKDRWTQAGHLLIWHGRRVCIARRPKCFECPVAHLCPSATQDKPKKASKATS
- the xylB gene encoding xylulokinase; this encodes MSLLGIDLGTSGVKALLIDEEGLAIASHMVEYPLLTPKPQWAEQEPEQWQAATLEALGALGRDRLANVKAIGLSGQMHGSVFLDSAGEVVRPALLWCDQRTAAECDWIAERVGWGALLAETLNPPLTGFTAGKVIWLRNHEPENFARVRHVLLPKDFIRYKLTGELATDVSDASGTCLFNVPNRDWSSAVLNALDLPLERFPKAYESPQPTGQIARSVSEATGLPVSTVVVAGAGDQAAGAIGTGIVESGTASCSIGTSGVAFAMLESPVPDPGYRTHVFCHAVPGAWHSMGVMLMAGGSLRWFRDVFYPGKSYAELAELAGQVPPGCDGLVFLPYLAGERAPHPDPHARGVFFGATLSHGAAHFARAVFEGIAFGLADLFDLLGTTGAAVSAVRATGGGAQSRFWMQMLADLLGRPIETLEQEEGPAFGAALLAGVGAGVWPSVEAACQATVRTKSRIEPSESLYGHARSLYTRLYPALKELFKP